In Lineus longissimus chromosome 7, tnLinLong1.2, whole genome shotgun sequence, a genomic segment contains:
- the LOC135491641 gene encoding uncharacterized protein LOC135491641, which yields MLSKNDDKIEVMLFASPHNLKALDHIAIQVGDCLVRSSPDVRNFGVIFDTKMNMEKQVTSVCKSAYAQLRNIGHIWRYLTNRAARSLATGLVISRLDYCNSFLGWLPKVLTKWLQRVQNTAARIVTGTPRHEHISPVLKQLHWLPVGKRIQFKTLVLAFRCLHGQAPRYLSDMINVDKPQRLLRSENSFTLVIPGARTQDDERRFSVFTAKLWNQLPEGLQKAPSLNIFKKMLKTHLFNKCLL from the coding sequence ATGCTGAGCAAGAATGACGACAAAATCGAAGTCATGCTTTTTGCTTCTCCTCACAACCTCAAAGCCTTGGACCACATTGCTATACAAGTTGGTGACTGCCTCGTCAGGTCCTCGCCAGATGTAAGGAATTTTGGTGTTATCTTTGACACCAAGATGAACATGGAGAAACAGGTGACCAGCGTTTGTAAATCCGCCTATGCACAATTGAGAAATATTGGTCATATCTGGAGGTACCTGACCAACCGTGCAGCGAGATCTCTCGCTACTGGTCTGGTCATTTCCAGGCTTGACTACTGTAATTCGTTTCTCGGCTGGCTGCCTAAAGTTCTTACCAAGTGGCTGCAACGGGTCCAGAATACTGCAGCCCGCATCGTAACCGGCACACCCAGGCATGAACACATCTCACCAGTGTTAAAGCAGTTGCACTGGCTGCCCGTGGGGAAGCGAATTCAGTTCAAGACTCTGGTTCTGGCCTTCAGGTGCCTGCACGGCCAGGCCCCTAGGTATCTCTCTGATATGATCAATGTTGACAAACCTCAAAGGCTCCTAAGGTCGGAAAATTCTTTCACCCTGGTTATCCCAGGTGCACGGACACAGGACGACGAACGGCGGTTCAGCGTTTTCACCGCCAAGCTCTGGAACCAATTGCCAGAGGGCTTACAGAAGGCACCCAGTCTAAACATCTTCAAAAAAAtgctcaaaacacatcttttcAACAAGTGCCTTCTGTAA
- the LOC135491642 gene encoding beta-1,3-galactosyltransferase 5-like, which translates to MAGVPIKGPRSLRPMTDLETSQNVRPLKTADLFKQLKNLKTADLLNLLNLKMIDERTANMLHQLTLSEKDEILSPPPCEDDIYLLILMVSSIRNFRRRADVREWLKIKPYRGKKIRLAFIVARVYEPKTEAKLRNESSVYNDIIQANYKEAYRNLTFKALAVLKWTVTQCGHAKFLVKIDDDAVMIYQHIVDYVIGLETKNVTMVYQGATFAALEPYRNPKSKWYISHEDFNNDTFPPYASGFFVLLSVEAVQKMYHASFHVSRVYGVTRQTFPVDDAFIGVLARYSNIKLRNLPYVIYRWPQIEKVLKTDKCILVKLIASHCFHKRNKEIVKYLKQLENMTEAEVQTCEKRKNVYPIN; encoded by the coding sequence ATGGCAGGTGTCCCGATAAAGGGACCAAGAAGTCTTCGTCCAATGACAGATTTAGAAACAAGTCAGAATGTGAGGCCTCTGAAAACTGCCGATTTGTTTAAACAACTGAAGAACCTGAAAACTGCAGATTTGCTCAATTTACTAAACCTGAAAATGATTGATGAGAGGACAGCAAACATGTTACACCAATTAACACTCTCGGAAAAGGATGAGATACTGTCACCTCCTCCATGTGAAGACGACATATATTTGCTCATTCTGATGGTGAGTAGTATTAGGAATTTCAGGCGCCGAGCAGATGTAAGGGAATGGCTAAAGATTAAACCATATCGAGGGAAGAAAATTCGGTTGGCTTTTATCGTTGCACGAGTGTATGAGCCCAAAACCGAGGCAAAACTACGCAATGAAAGTTCTGTCTACAATGACATCATACAGGCCAACTATAAGGAAGCCTATCGTAATCTGACATTCAAGGCCTTGGCAGTATTAAAATGGACCGTGACACAATGTGGGCATGCAAAATTCCTGGTGAAAATTGACGACGATGCAGTCATGATCTATCAACACATTGTGGACTATGTCATCGGACTGGAAACAAAAAATGTGACCATGGTATACCAAGGCGCTACATTTGCAGCGTTGGAACCTTACAGGAATCCGAAAAGTAAGTGGTACATCTCTCATGAAGATTTTAACAATGATACCTTTCCCCCATATGCCAGCGGGTTCTTTGTTTTGCTTTCGGTAGAAGCTGTTCAGAAGATGTACCACGCTTCTTTCCACGTCTCACGAGTCTATGGCGTCACGAGGCAGACTTTTCCAGTCGATGACGCTTTCATTGGGGTCCTCGCAAGATACAGCAACATTAAACTGAGGAACCTGCCATATGTTATATACAGATGGCCACAAATTGAAAAGGTACTGAAGACGGATAAGTGCATCCTGGTGAAGTTGATAGCTTCACATTGCTTTCATAAAAGAAACAAAGAGATAGTCAAGTATCTAAAACAACTGGAGAATATGACTGAAGCTGAAGTGCAAACCtgtgaaaagaggaaaaatgTGTATCCCATAAACTAA